DNA sequence from the Bacteroidales bacterium WCE2008 genome:
AAGTTGCCGAAGATCGCTACCAGCTCGGAGTTGTTGCGGGCCTGGAAGTCTTTCCAGGTGAAGTCGTTGTCCTTAGTCTCAGGGGCGTTTGCGCAGAGGACGTAACGGAGTACGTCTTCCTGGCCCGGGAACTGCTCGAGGTACTCGTTGCACCATACAGCCCAGTTGCGGGAGGTAGATATCTTGTCGCCTTCGAGGTTCAGGAACTCGTTGGCCGGGACGTTGTCCGGAAGTATGTAGGAACCGTATGCCTTGAGCATTGAAGGGAAGACGATGCAGTGGAACACGATGTTGTCCTTTCCGATGAAGTGCACCATCCTGGTCTCAGGGTCTTTCCACCATTTCTCCCAGCTCTGAGGAAGGAGTTCCTGGGTATTGGACATGTATCCGATAGGAGCGTCGAACCAGACGTAGAGCACCTTTCCTTCTGCGCCGTCGATAGGGAGCGGAACTCCCCAGTCGAGGTCACGGCTGACGGCACGTGGCTGGAGGCCTCCGTCGAGCCAGCTCTTGCACTGTCCATAGACATTGCTCTTCCACTCTTTGTGCTGCTCGAGGATCCATTCGCGGAGCCATGGCTCGTACTTGTCCAGAGGCAGATACCAATGCTTCGTCTTTTTCTTGACAGGAGCGCTTCCGCTGAGGGCTGACTTAGGATCTATAAGCTCTTCAGGGCTGAGGGTGCTTCCGCACTTCTCGCACTGGTCTCCGTATGCATTAGGATTGCCGCACTTAGGGCAGGTTCCGGTAATGTAACGGTCAGCGAGGAAGGTCTTGGCCTCTGTATCATAATACTGCTCGCTTTCGCGGGTGATGAACTTGTCGTCATCGTAGAGTTTGCGGAAGAATTCTGCCGCGTTATGCTCGTGGACCTTGGAACTTGTCCTCGAGTAGATATCGAAGTTGATACCCAGTCCGGTGAACGAGTCCTTGATTGTCTTGTGGTAACGGTCCACAATATCCTGAGGGGTCACCCCTTCTTTCTTTGCCTTGATGGTGATCGGCACTCCATGCTCGTCGGATCCGCAGACATAGAGGACGTCCTCGCCCTTGAGCCTGAGGTAACGGACATAGATGTCTCCCGGCACATATACGCCTGCGAGATGTCCGATGTGGACAGGGCCGTTGGCGTATGGCAACGCGCAGGTCACCAGTGTTCTTTTGTACTTCTTTTCCATATAGTATTCTTTATCTTACTCTACCCAAATGTTTTTCTATCTTGTTTCTCACGGTAATGTACTCCTGCATCTCTTTCAGCAGATTCCTCTGCTCCTCCGGAGAAGCGTCCTTGAGCTCTTTCTCTATCTCGCGGAGCCTTACCTGGATACGCTTTGCCTGATATACCTGAATCGACCGCGGAACGTACATCACAAGTTTCGTCGACGTCGCCGTCATCGCGCTGGCGAAATTCCGCACGGTCAGCTGGTAGCGTTCTTCGGTCATCTGGCCTGTCAGTTCCGCGACCATCCTGTCCTCGCCGTCCATCATGGCCTTTATGATCTCGTCCTGGCCCATCTCTTCATGAGCGTCGTACAGGGCGAAGTAGGCATCATAGGTACGGCGGTATGCGCTGTTCTTGAACACGAAATGGTCGGTCTCGAGCAGCGAGCGTATGAAATCGGCGACATTGCATGTCCCTTCGGGATCATAGAACTCGGAGTCTGTCTCGAATTCCAGAGGATCGAGGCCATATTTCAGTATGAACCAGAGGAGTTCCTCTTCTGCCGGCGCGAGGACCTTGTTTTCGAGGACCATGCCGCCTGCGACTGTCGGTTTCTCCGGCTCGGCTGCAGGGCTGTATGCG
Encoded proteins:
- a CDS encoding methionyl-tRNA synthetase; protein product: MEKKYKRTLVTCALPYANGPVHIGHLAGVYVPGDIYVRYLRLKGEDVLYVCGSDEHGVPITIKAKKEGVTPQDIVDRYHKTIKDSFTGLGINFDIYSRTSSKVHEHNAAEFFRKLYDDDKFITRESEQYYDTEAKTFLADRYITGTCPKCGNPNAYGDQCEKCGSTLSPEELIDPKSALSGSAPVKKKTKHWYLPLDKYEPWLREWILEQHKEWKSNVYGQCKSWLDGGLQPRAVSRDLDWGVPLPIDGAEGKVLYVWFDAPIGYMSNTQELLPQSWEKWWKDPETRMVHFIGKDNIVFHCIVFPSMLKAYGSYILPDNVPANEFLNLEGDKISTSRNWAVWCNEYLEQFPGQEDVLRYVLCANAPETKDNDFTWKDFQARNNSELVAIFGNFVNRAVVLTQKYFGGKVPANLKPEAVDKETLDSIIPCKEAMERYLDTFHFREAQKEAMNIARIGNKYISDSEPWKVAKTDMDRAASILYTCLQICADLAIAFEPFLPFSCGKLRKMLRVGIDAGFDHRKGEGEPTVNFYRDGENAALHTVAQGESPVSEGLPVLSWNMLGNAELLASGHELGEAELLFSKIEDSVVDAQVERLKSIKAEREAAEAAKAAAEAAKHVEPQKDEVTFDDFGRMDIRTATVLAAERVPKTDKLLKLTIDTGIDQRTIVSGIAEYYSPEDMVGKQICILANLAPRMIRGIESKGMILMAKQGDGKMRFITPAETLANGAQIS